GTCTTGGAGCTGACCGATCCGGTGCCGCCGGCCTCCTTGAGCGACATGTTGAGCTTGTACGTCTGTCCGTCGGTGACCAGCGTGCCCGACAGGCGCACCGCGTCCGCGCTCTCGGCCGCGGCCTTGGCCTTCTTCTCGATCCCGGCGGCCGACAGTTTGCCGACGCCGTTCGTGCCCGCGTCCGGATCCTCGTCGCTCCCGCACGCCGTGAGCGCGACTGCCATTCCGACGCAGAGGGCGACGGGGACCACGGCCCGGCGGAGTCGGGCGGAGGACCGAAGAAGGGTCACGAACGCACTGCCTCTCATACGTGACGGGGGACGGCAGACCGCAGCGTACCTGTGCCGGCCACGCCCTTCGACAACGAGCCCCGGCGGTGGATCGCCCGTACCGTACGGACGGATCCGCCAGGGCGGCACGGAGCGGTACGGGCTAGCCTGAACCCGTTGTCGCGGTCGATACGGGGACAGTCACGGGCAAGGCCACAGGCAGGACCGGGCCGGGCCGCAGGGCACGGCGGCACGGCGGCACGGCGGCACGGCACGGCAGGGACAGTCGCGGGCAAGGAGGAGCGCATGATGGCGTCGGGCGCTTCCCGGGTGTTCGTCTCGCATCTCGCCGGTGTGCCGGTCTTCGACCCCAACGGTGACCAGGTCGGGCGGGTACGCGACCTCGTGGCGATGCTGCGCGTCGGCGGCCGGCCGCCCCGCGTGCTCGGGATGGTCGTCGAAGTGCTCAGCCGGCGGCGGATCTTCCTGCCCATGACGCGCATCACCGGTGTCGCCTCCGGCCAGGTGATCACGACGGGCGTGGTCAACATGCGGCGCTTCGAACAGCGTCCCACCGAACGCCTGGTCCTGGGCGAGCTGCTGGACCGCCGCGTACAGCTCGTGGAGAGCGGCGAGGAGGTCACCGTCCTCGACATCGCCGTCCAGCAGCTGCCCGCCCGCCGGGAGTGGGAGATCGGGAAGGTCTTCGTCCGGCGCGGCAAGGGCGGCGCGCTGCGGCGACGCGGCGAGACGCTGACCGTCGACTGGTCGGCCGTCACCGGCTTCACGCTGGAGGAGGACAGCCAGGGCGCGGAGAGTCTGGTCGCGACCTTCGAGCGGCTGCGCCCCGCCGACCTGGCCAATGTGATGCACCATCTGACGCCCAAGCGGCGCGCCGAGGTGGCCGCCGCGCTCGACGACGACCGGCTGGCCGACGTCCTGGAAGAGCTGCCCGAGGACGACCAGGTGGAGATCCTGGGCAAACTCGAGGACGACCGGGCGGCGGACGTCCTGGAGGCGATGGACCCGGACGACGCGGCCGACCTGCTCTCCGAACTGCCCGACGAGGACAAGGAGCGGCTGCTGGCGCTGATGCGGCCCGGCGACGCCGCCGACGTTCGGCGGCTGCTGGCGTACGAGGAGCGGACGGCGGGCGGTCTGATGACGACCGAGCCGATCGTGCTGCGGCCGGACGCGACCGTCGCCGACGCGCTGGCCCGGGTGCGCCGGCAGGATCTCTCGCCCGCGCTGGCCGCGCAGGTCTATGTGTGCCGGGCGCCGGACGAGACACCGACGGGCAAGTACCTGGGCACGGTGCACTTCCAACGGCTGTTGCGGGAACCGCCGTTCACCCTGGTCGGCTCGATCGTCGAGAGTGACCTGCCGCCCCTGGCGCCCGATACGCCGCTGCCCCAGATCACCGGCTATCTCGCCGCGTACAACATGGTGGCCGCGCCGGTCGTGGACGAGAGCGGGTCGCTGCTCGGCGCCCTGACCGTCGACGACGTCCTGGACCACCTGCTGCCCGACGACTGGCGGGAGACCGGCTACGGCCTGGCGGAGGCCGCGAGTGGCCACTGAGCGGCCGGAGAAGGACGCGGCGAGGGAACGGGGCCTGGCGGCCACGGGGGCGAGCGCCGTGGCGCGTGGGCCGCGCGGACGGCTCGACCAGCCGCGCACGCCGAGGCGCAGACTGCTGCCGGACTACGACCCCGAGGCCTTCGCCCGGCTCTCGGAGCGCATCGCGCGGTTCCTCGGGACGGGGCGCTTCATCGTCCTGATGACGCTGGTCATCATCCTGTGGGTGCTGTGGAACATCTTCGCGCCGCCGGCAGTGCGTTTCGACGAGTACCCGTTCATCTTCCTGACGCTGGCGCTGTCCCTCCAGGCCTCGTACGCCGCCCCGTTGATCCTGCTGGCGCAGAACCGCCAGGACGACCGGGACCGGGTCACCCAGGAGCAGGAGCGCAAGCAGAACGAGCGCTCCATCGCCGACACCGAGTATCTGACCCGCGAGATCGCCTCGCTGCGGATGGGGCTCGGCGAGGTCGCCACCCGCGACTGGATCCGCTCGGAGCTCCAGGATCTGGTGCGGGACCTCGCCGAGCAGCATGTCCTGCCGCCGACGGAGACCTCGCGCGGACGTGACGAATCAGACCGTTCCGAGCACTGACGCGCTTTCCGGGGCGTGCGCGCCGCGCCGTACCATCTCCCTATGGCTACCGACACGCACGGAACCGTCGCCCCCGCGGAGGACGCGGTGCGCGCAGCACTGGCGACGGTGAACGACCCCGAGATCCACCGGCCGATCACCGATCTCGGGATGGTCAAATCGGTTGATATCGGGGCGGACGGCGCGGTGGCTGTCACGGTCTATCTCACGGTGTCCGGCTGTCCCATGCGCGACACGATCACCACGAACGTGACGGAGGCCGTCGCCGCGGTCGAGGGCGTCACCCGTGTCGACGTCACGCTCGACGTGATGAGCGACGAGCAGCGCAAGGACCTCGCGGCGTCGCTGCGCGGCGGTACGGCCGAGCGCGAGGTGCCCTTCGCCAAGCCCGGCTCGCTGACCCGCGTGTACGCGGTCGCCTCGGGCAAGGGCGGCGTCGGCAAGTCGTCGGTGACGGTCAACCTGGCGGCGGCGATGGCCGCCGACGGTCTGAAGGTCGGCGTCGTCGACGCGGACATCTACGGGCACAGCGTGCCGCGCATGCTGGGCGCGGACGGCAAGCCCACCCAGGTCGAGAACATGATCATGCCGCCGTCGGCGCACGGCGTGAAGGTCATCTCGATCGGCATGTTCACCCCCGGCAACTCGCCGGTGGTCTGGCGCGGACCGATGCTGCACCGCGCGCTCCAGCAGTTCCTCGCCGATGTCTACTGGGGCGATCTGGACGTGCTGCTGCTGGACCTGCCGCCGGGAACGGGCGACATCGCGATCTCCGTGGCACAGCTCGTGCCGAACGCGGAGATCCTGGTGGTCACCACACCGCAGCAGGCCGCCGCCGAGGTCGCGGAGCGGGCCGGCTCCATCGCCGTACAGACCCACCAGAAGATCGTCGGCGTGGTCGAGAACATGTCGGGCCTGCCCTGCCCGCACTGCGACGAGATGATCGACGTCTTCGGGACGGGCGGCGGCCAGCGGGTCGCCGACGGTCTGACGAAGACGACCGGCGCGTCGGTGCCGGTGCTCGGCGCGATCCCGATCGATGTACGGCTCCGGGAGGGCGGCGACGACGGCAACCCGGTCGTGCTCTCCGACCCCGACTCCCCGGCGGGCGCGGCCCTGCGGTCGATCGCCGGCAAGCTGGGCGGGCGACAGCGCGGTCTGGCGGGCATGACGCTGGGGCTGACGCCGCGCAACAAGTTCTGACACGAGCGTGTGGTGCGCGTCCGCCGGACGGGTTCGACGAGCCCGTCCGGCGGGACGCGGACAGGAACAGGCCCGTCCGGCGGACGGGCGCCACTCCGCGGCTACTCGGCCGCGTACGACCTGATGTCCTCGATCACCGAGAAGCCGAGGCCGTACGCGCTCATGCCCCGCCCGTACGCGCCGATGTGCACCCCGTCCTCGGCCGAGGCGGTCGGGCCCGTCGAGCCGGCGAGCACCCAGCCGAACTCGGATTCGCGGTAGTGGAACGGCGTCGGCACACCGTCCACGGGCAGCGAGAGCACCGACCAGGCGGAGCCGTTCAGATCGTCGGCCAGCTCGAAGGCCGTCTCGGTCTGCTGGTCCAGCCAGTCGTCGCGCAGCGAGTGGTCGAGCTGCGCGGGCCAGGTCGACACCAGCAGCCCCGAACCGGCCAGCCAGGCCGCCGAGGACACCGTCGTGGCGTCGAGCACCCCCTTGCCGTCACCGCTGCGCCGTACGGGGCTCGCGGCGACCGTGACGACCGCCGCGAAGCGCTCCCTCTCCGCGCCTGACGCGTCCGGTCTTATCGACGGCTCCTCGCCGTGTCCCGTGGCACCGTGCTGCACGGTGCCGTCCGCCGCCGTCCCCACCTGCATGAGCCACCGTGGGCCGGTGAACGCGTCGTCCAGTCCGTACCAGGGGAAGGTCGCCCGCAGATAGCCCTCGACCGCGCGCCTGCTCCCCGGCGCGCCGCCTGCCGTGCTCCGGGCCCCTGCCCGACTCGTCGTCTCCATCGGTCCGGACCGCCTCCTCCGTCTCGGGGTCCGGAGCGGCCCGCCCTCACGGACGTCTCACTACCGGACAGATGGAGGATAGCCACCCGTTACCGGCTCGCCGGGCAGGGTGGGCCTCAGGTGGCGTCTGCGTCGAAAGGCGGACGATCGGCCTGCTGGGGCTTCTCCTGCTTCTTGAGCAGGTCAGAGGTGCCGGACGGGCTCTTCGTCAGGCTCGGCGGAGCGGCCGCGGTCGCGGCGGTGTCACTCCCGGCCGTGTCACTCCCGCCGGTGTCGCCGTCCCGGCCGTGGACCGAGTCGGCGACGTCGTTGATCTCCTTCTTGAGGTTGAAGCTGCTGCGGATCTCCTTCAGCCCCAGGTCGTCCTCGTGCTCCGACAGCTGCTTGCGCACGAACTTCTTGGGGTTGAGGTCCTCGAAGTCGAAGTCCTTGAACTCCGGTCCCAGTTCGGAACGGATGTCCTCCTTCGCGTTGTCGGAGAACTCGCGCACCTTACGGATGAAACGGGACACGTCCTGAATGACCTTGGGCAGCTTGTCCGGGCCGAAGACGAGCACGGCGAGGACAACGAGCGTCACCAGCTCAAGCGCGCCTATGTCATTGAACACCTTGCTGCTCCTCGTGTTCTCCGTGCCCGCGAGCGGGACCCCGTCGGCCTGGCCTGTGGTGGGTCAAGGCCCGGGCCGCTCCACGGTACCCGGCGGACCTGGCCGGACGGTACCTTCATTCGACACTCACCTGCCCTCCGCGCTCCCGAGGACCAGAGTCATGGTCTGCTCTTTACCTCCGCGTGTCAGGGTCAGGTCCAGCTCGTCACCTGGGCGGTGCGAACGGATCTTCACGATCAGCTCCTCGCCGCTGTGCACCCGCTGGCCGTCCACCTCGGTGATGATGTCGCCGGTCCTGATGCCCGCCTTCGCGGCCGGACCGCCTTCCTCCACCGCGGGTCCGCCCTCGGCGCTCTTGGCGCCGACCTTGGCGCCGTCGCCCGTGTACTCCATGTCGAGCGTGACGCCGATCACGGGGTGCGACGCCTTGCCCGTGTTGATCAGCTCCTCGGCGACGCGCTTGCCCTGGTTGATCGGTATGGCGAAGCCGAGCCCGATGGAACCGGCCTGGGCCCCGTCCGGCGTACCGCCGCCGTCCGCGCCGCGGATCGCGCTGTTGATGCCGATGACCTGTGCCTTCGAATTCACCAGCGGGCCACCGGAGTTGCCGGGGTTGATCGGCGCGTCGGTCTGGAGGGCGTCGACGTAGCTGATGTCGCTGCCGTCGCCCTTCTCGCCGCCGGCCGTGATCGGGCGCTCCTTGGCGCTGATGATGCCCGCCGTGACGGTGTTCTGGAGGTCGAAGGGCGCGCCGATGGCCACGACCGGGTCGCCGACCTGGACGTTGTCGGAGTTGCCGAGCGGCAGCGGCTTGAGCCCGGATACTCCGGTGACCTTCACCACGGCCAGGTCGTAGCCGCTGTCCTTGCCGACGAGCTTCGCCTTGGCCGTCTCGCCGCCGCTGAAGGTGATCGAGATGTCGCCGTTCTCGCCGGCCGGGTCGACGACATGGTTGTTCGTCAGGATGTGGCCCTTGCGGTCCAGGACGAATCCGGTGCCGGTGCCCTGCTCGCCGCCGCCGCTGACATGGAGGGTGACGACGCTCGGCAGGGCGCTGGAGGCGATTCCGGCGACGCTGTCGGCCGGACGCCCGCCGCCGTCGGTGCCCGCCTGGGGCAGCTCGACGCTGGTGAGGCCGCCGTTGCGCTCGACGTACGCGCCGACGCCACCGCCGATGACGGCGGCGCAGAGCGCGAGCGCCAGGGCGCCGACGAGTCCGACGCCCCGGCGCTTCTTCTTCC
This window of the Streptomyces niveus genome carries:
- a CDS encoding magnesium transporter MgtE N-terminal domain-containing protein; its protein translation is MASGASRVFVSHLAGVPVFDPNGDQVGRVRDLVAMLRVGGRPPRVLGMVVEVLSRRRIFLPMTRITGVASGQVITTGVVNMRRFEQRPTERLVLGELLDRRVQLVESGEEVTVLDIAVQQLPARREWEIGKVFVRRGKGGALRRRGETLTVDWSAVTGFTLEEDSQGAESLVATFERLRPADLANVMHHLTPKRRAEVAAALDDDRLADVLEELPEDDQVEILGKLEDDRAADVLEAMDPDDAADLLSELPDEDKERLLALMRPGDAADVRRLLAYEERTAGGLMTTEPIVLRPDATVADALARVRRQDLSPALAAQVYVCRAPDETPTGKYLGTVHFQRLLREPPFTLVGSIVESDLPPLAPDTPLPQITGYLAAYNMVAAPVVDESGSLLGALTVDDVLDHLLPDDWRETGYGLAEAASGH
- a CDS encoding DUF1003 domain-containing protein, with the protein product MATERPEKDAARERGLAATGASAVARGPRGRLDQPRTPRRRLLPDYDPEAFARLSERIARFLGTGRFIVLMTLVIILWVLWNIFAPPAVRFDEYPFIFLTLALSLQASYAAPLILLAQNRQDDRDRVTQEQERKQNERSIADTEYLTREIASLRMGLGEVATRDWIRSELQDLVRDLAEQHVLPPTETSRGRDESDRSEH
- a CDS encoding Mrp/NBP35 family ATP-binding protein, which gives rise to MATDTHGTVAPAEDAVRAALATVNDPEIHRPITDLGMVKSVDIGADGAVAVTVYLTVSGCPMRDTITTNVTEAVAAVEGVTRVDVTLDVMSDEQRKDLAASLRGGTAEREVPFAKPGSLTRVYAVASGKGGVGKSSVTVNLAAAMAADGLKVGVVDADIYGHSVPRMLGADGKPTQVENMIMPPSAHGVKVISIGMFTPGNSPVVWRGPMLHRALQQFLADVYWGDLDVLLLDLPPGTGDIAISVAQLVPNAEILVVTTPQQAAAEVAERAGSIAVQTHQKIVGVVENMSGLPCPHCDEMIDVFGTGGGQRVADGLTKTTGASVPVLGAIPIDVRLREGGDDGNPVVLSDPDSPAGAALRSIAGKLGGRQRGLAGMTLGLTPRNKF
- a CDS encoding sec-independent translocase, giving the protein MFNDIGALELVTLVVLAVLVFGPDKLPKVIQDVSRFIRKVREFSDNAKEDIRSELGPEFKDFDFEDLNPKKFVRKQLSEHEDDLGLKEIRSSFNLKKEINDVADSVHGRDGDTGGSDTAGSDTAATAAAPPSLTKSPSGTSDLLKKQEKPQQADRPPFDADAT
- a CDS encoding S1C family serine protease, coding for MDDGKPTGPKAKWWSRPASGRAIPQEPDVPERRNTEETTELSPVTDEVPPGPDGASVPEPAVPEPAGSRRADGEPADGVPERASGPDRDSEDHLLAPPERAPAAAVSAPAQAPARPQPLHEPDPYSTPPYGGPGPWAPAPPVQRPVPTPAGGTPVPPQHYTGPAAPGQPQPHAQPQPHQTSGYGVPPQAAQQPMPGPVPAPQTQTHPQPLGHPQAQSQQLPPPQDQHPQPTQWLQYDPWSAPGQQQPLSYPDLGDSRKKKRRGVGLVGALALALCAAVIGGGVGAYVERNGGLTSVELPQAGTDGGGRPADSVAGIASSALPSVVTLHVSGGGEQGTGTGFVLDRKGHILTNNHVVDPAGENGDISITFSGGETAKAKLVGKDSGYDLAVVKVTGVSGLKPLPLGNSDNVQVGDPVVAIGAPFDLQNTVTAGIISAKERPITAGGEKGDGSDISYVDALQTDAPINPGNSGGPLVNSKAQVIGINSAIRGADGGGTPDGAQAGSIGLGFAIPINQGKRVAEELINTGKASHPVIGVTLDMEYTGDGAKVGAKSAEGGPAVEEGGPAAKAGIRTGDIITEVDGQRVHSGEELIVKIRSHRPGDELDLTLTRGGKEQTMTLVLGSAEGR